CTTCTTCCTTCCCCATTTCCACCAAGTGGGAACACGAACGAGCTTCCTTTTCACCTGGTTCTCTGTAAAACCAGGGGAGAGATTTCATTAGGAGAAAACTGTAAAACCAGATATTGTATATGGGAAGGATCACTCACTTTTGTTTTCGATCAGACGTGTTTCCCACTCTGAGAGTAAATTGGAGTAGGCGGTAGCAAGTGATGGCCAGAACTTCATTTGGATATTCATTACATCAAGAACAGTTTCTAAGCCGGCTTTTGAAGGCGTGGTAGCTATAGGCAAGTCGTCATTCTCAGGATTTTCACCCAGAAGCACCTTTATAGATTAAGCGGGATCGTGATGAATAAACGTTTGTCTCCATGTTGAAAGATATGGAGATTGAAAAATAGAGACTAACCTTGATCACTGCTGTAGCAGAAGAAGAGATGGAGCGAAGATTGTAGCTGCAAAATATAACCAAAGGAAAAAAGCTTTAGATTCTGCCCCTTGAAAACAAGAGACTATTCAGAAACTTCGAAACCACGTACCCGCCCTCGAGAATAACTAGCATTTTCCCACCGCAGATATCACCCAACATCTGTGTCATTCGAGAATAACCAGCTGGAGTTACCTGAAAATAAGAGTAAGCTTGATCTCTTAAAAGCAATACCGAGTTGGCAATAGACTGAACAGAACGCTCTCTGATGAGGTCCACAAGACAATACTGATTACAAAAGCTGTCAGTATATAAAACTTACATCACAGCATCCTAATGGGTCTCCTCTAGCCGCATCAAATCCAGCTGATACGATGACAAAATCAGGAGAAAATTGAGAAGCTGCAAAGGGGAAGAAGGTCTCCAGTTAGAATCAGACTGAACAAAGAATGAATGCACATTCAGAAGATCGGTTCACTTCCTGAGCATATTAGTCATCAACTAAGCCAAAGCCTGGTTTGTAGAAAACCAGATATTTGTAAAGATTAGAGGTGTCACAAACTCTAAAGGGGAAAGCAGAACACGAATCTGTACCTATGGGTAAAACCACATGCTGAAAGGCATAGATGTAGTCTTTATCACCAACTCCACCACAACTCCATGGAACATTTACACAATAACCTTCAGCACCATTTGTACCAACCTGCACCACAATCAAATATTAGTAATTGCTTCATTACACTTCAATAGATGTTCAAACAAGAGAGAAAAATGTAACACCACACaatacaaactaaaaaaaaaagctaatatAAATGGATATGTTGCGGCAACAAAGCCTACTAAGGAATACAACAGAAAGGCATAGATACCTCATCAGCAGCTCCAGTACCAGGATAAAAGTTCCCCCCTTCATGTCTGTGCAAGGAAATGTACAGTACCTATACAATTGTTCCCAATAATTAAGGTCAATTCACAAAAAAATAGCTTACTACATCCAACAATCCAAGAATTAATGAGAAGACATCCACAGAACTAGGCATGCTTACAGATTTGTTTTGCTCGAATATCTCTTGGGTTCCATTTCCATGATGGACATCCTGCAACAATGgagaaaaatattcatatttagCCTAAACACATGCTGCAAAGAACAAGAACTAAGAAGCTTGTAGTTCTACAGAACCACCAAGCATTGAGTTATCAGCGACATTACCCAGTCCACAATCAGCACCTTCCTTGCCCCTGCTGCCTGTGCTACTAATGCAGCAACAGCTGCATTATTGTGAAGGCAAAACCCCATAGCATGTTTGATGCCAGCATGGTGACCAGGAGGTCTAACCTGACTCAATCAAACATGTGGTGTACTTACAATTTCAAGCAAATGtctttaaactttaaaattatgGTGACTGTTGACATACCAAAGCGAAACCATTTTTTACACGGCCAGAGTAAATTTCTGTAGCAAGGTCAGCGCATAAACCTGCTGCAAGTCTAGCAGCACGTGCTGAATACTCGTTAGCATATGTATCAGTGGTGAAGTAGCTGCCAGACATTGGGAATAAGATGAGCAGTGAGGGCAAAAATAAGCAAACAAATCAGGTAAACAAGCATGTGTTTGCATACTGAACACTGAAACGTTACGAGTAAATTCTAACCTGTATAGAAGCTGGCTTGTGATATTAACAGCGTCAACATGCTCTGAAGTGTGGAccttaaaaatagtaaaatacaaACCAGTAAATGACTTGTTTGTGAAATAAACGAGCTACTCGCAGTTAGAGATGTCTCTAAGACAATTAAGTAGCAGCTCACCATCTGGAGCTCTTGTTTCGTGATTTCCCTTGCATGAATAGGCAAGCATCTTCCAGGAAAGACGCCTGCAAGTTTTGAAATGTGGTCAATAAGAAATTGCTTTCAACGGTAATAATATGGCAAACTGGAAGATATATGCTAACGACACTATACCAGCAGTGGCAAGACTAGCAGCTATAGCGCGAAGACGATCAGGTCTCTCGGGATGTGGTTGTGCCTTCACTTCGAACTTATTAAACCATGCCATCAACACACCGTTAAAATGGAAACACTTGCAAGGAGATAAACAAATCGTACAGATTTCTCCGGAAACTAAAACAGTAACAGAGTAATACTTCAGAGTGTAGCAACATTCTCTCGTCGAAACCAACAGCTGTTGAGCTAGTTGCAGATGAGCTTCCTGAGATCAAGATAAAAGAGAAGTGAGCAAGCTTAGAGTTACTTGAAATTAGATAATGTTCTCCAAGTTAGACCAAGTTAACGCCTACCTCCACATTTCTCTTCGACTTCAGTGAGACCAGTGTCTTTGAAAAAAGGAGATGCTAAGTATCCATACCTGAGGATGCCAGATTCCTTGTGCTCTCCACATATCTGCATCAAGGAATCAACTTTAGTGATGCTTAGCCAATACACATTGTGCATATACACGTAAGCAGACACTTGGTAATGATAAGAGAGCACCAAAAACAACAGTATTCAAACATGAAAAAAAGTAAGCAAAAACATACATAACAATGGACCATATCACCAGGATTCGCCATAGTGCAATTAACGCAACACCATTTCACAAACTCAACGGGAGTATTCTGCAGCACAGGCTCCCAATCACTATCAtcctcctcatcttcttcattcagCAATGCATCTGCACCGTAGATATCCTGAAACGTCATTTCTCCTCTTGAAACCCTAGCTCTTTTCTGCACAGTACATTAACAGACACATCAACCCCCAAAAAAAATCCATACATCAAGAGAGGAAAGTCAATGATTTAAACTCACAGATGATGAAACTCCAGTGTCTCCATTGCTAAGCTCATCGAGGTGAGTTTCTTCACCACCGTTGGCATGTTTTCTCTTTGAACCGTCACAGGAACTGTCTAGAGTTTCTACAACCATTGTTACCTCAGCAGTGACTGAAACTACTAACCAGCAATCTTCGCTGTgccaaaataaaagtaaaaagagagcttttttttaattaatgtggACAGCTAAATAAAAAAACGAACCTAATGTAAGAAAAATCTTCACGGCTACGAAAAACAACTGAACCTAAACTAATCTAACTTACTTTCCTTGTGTATCTTCGAAATCGATCTCCCTATTGATAGTCAACAATCTAATTTTCACTACAGAGAGAAAGCAAACTTTTTTACCTGAAGAACTACCGGCGAAGCGATGAACCAAGTAGGCTGCGTCGGGAGCGTGATTTTAGGAGCTACCACGGTGGCGCAACGGAGCAGAAGAGAGAGACAGTAAGAGAGACGAGGACGATGTCATGTTACATCTACGATTATTTGTGCTAAATAACACTGTTGAGCTAAACGATGATGATCCAATAGGAAAAAGGCTCAAGCCCATTATCGAATACGAAGACAactaattaatttgttttttcactCGTTTtataacgattttttttttgggtaagtATTAGCATTTTTTTTCATGGTTTTGGGTGACTAAAAAAATTGATGCTTATTtcaagttttataaaaattatgagatatatattttatattttgattaaaaaactttaccaaaacatttttgtttttttgtccaCTTCTATTTCATTTCATTGTCCAAAAGACTGATGATTACAagtgaaataaaacaaaacttattacatcaaacaagtaataaaaaggGGATATGAACCTCAGTTAGGCCATCCACGTAGGATAGGAAAATCTTCCAATCAGAAGAGTTCTTCTTGACACGTCAGCACGGCTATGATAATGTTGggcttcgtttttttttttttagcccaAATGTTGCCCAACTGTGAGCCCAGGAAGCCCATTTCCGTTTGCTCTTCACCTTCTTTGTTTTCGTTTCACGATCTAAAAGTTGAGAGATTCGACGTTGCCCTTTCTCATTTTCTCCATTTTCTATACAATTTTTTGCTCTTCACCTTCTTTGTTTCCGTTTCACGATATGAGATTTCGAAGTTGCCATTTCTCGTTTGCTCTTCACCTTCTTTGTTTCCGTTTCACGATCTGAAAGTTGAGAGATTTCGACGTTGCCCTCTTCACCTTCTTTGTTTCCGTTTCACGATCTGAAAGTTGAGAGATTCGACGTTGCCCTTTCTCATTTTCTCCATCGAGTCTTAAAAtctcacaaatcacacaaacTTCGATTCGGCGTGCCTCATCAGCGTTGTCGATTCGGATTCGGCAGCTCCAGCGTCGTCGATTCGGCGTGCTCTTTAAATCTCACAAACTTCGATCTACACCTCTGTAACATATTAGGGATCCTTGTGTGACAAGGATCATATTGAATATTCTCATTGTTAAGATAAGGATAACTTCCATTATGTTAGGGATATTTCTTATTCTTGTTTCATGAAGTTCTTCCTTTTCAGTTGTATATATACATTGTAAACCCTTTTCTTTTTCAATAAGAAAGTATATTCAGATCACGAGTCCTTagtttacatggtatcagagcagaaaTTTTATGAGATCTAGAATTTTTTTGATTCGTGTTGAGATCTTCGAAGTTCGAAGACCTAAGTCGTGTTGCTGGTTCTCTGTGAGATTCAGTAAGTATGGTTGATGGGGATGAATCGTAGGCTATCAAGAGTGGAACATCGGACAACGTCGGTGACGTTGGGAACAAGATGGCCACGCCTTACTCCCTCTTTGCATCCGAAAATCCAGGAGCTATGATCACGTTAGTGACGTTGACAGGAGAGAATTATAATGAATGGTCTAGTGAGATTACCAATGCTATTCATGCAAAACGAAAGCTAGGGTTCATCGATGGTTCAATCGCGAAGCCGCTCGCAAACGATCCTAACTTGGAGCTTTGGCTCTCGGTTAACTCGATGATAGTGGGATGGATTCGTACATCCATTGAACCTCGTGTGCGGTCTACTGTCACGTTCGTACAAGATTCTCATAAACTTTGGGAAAACTTGCGCAAACGGTTCTCGGTTGGAAATAAGGTGTGTGTGCACCATCTGAAGGAACAGCTCGCCTCGTGTCGACAGGATGGACAACCTGTTATTGAGTTTTTTGGGCGCTTGTCCAAGTTGTGAGAAGAGCTGGATATGTACTCGCCTCTCCCAAGCTGCACCTGTTCAGCAGCTCCGGAGATAGAGAAAGCAAGAGAGGCGGAGAAGATGCATCAATTTGTAATGGGCCTTGATGAAGTGAGATTTGGTGGAATCTGTCAGTCGATTATTTCCTCCGACTCAGACCTTGACATTGGGGAGATATATGCTAAGATCATTCGAGAAGAACATCGTCTTAACTCGGCCAAAAATAGAGAGTCACAGCAGAGCACGATTGGATTTGCAACCAAAAGTGAACCAGAGCAAGTTACTCCGCGTACAGGCTCTGTTGGTTCGGGAAGACGCACACAATGTGGCCACTGCGGGAGAACTGGGCATGATAAGACAAATTGTTGGCAACTCATCGGATTTCCTGACTGGTGGGAAGAACGGCAGCCGTCAAACAGAGGGAACACTGGAGGTAGTAGAGGTGGCGCTAGAGGAGGTCGTGGTCGCGGGTCTTCTGGTTTCGATCGATCACGCAATACCTGGAGCTCGGGTGAATAATGCTCATGCAACCACTTCGAACTTTTCTTCCTTTCCTGGCTTCACTGAAGAACAGTGGACAGCTCTCTCTCAGATGATTACTGAAAGAACACGTTCATCGTCTGATAAGCTCTCTGGTAAGAATATACATGGTGATCTTATACTGGATACTGGAGCGTCTCACCATATGACAGGAGACTTTGCTTtgttggtaaacacatctgttATTTCACCGTGTCCTGTTGGGTTCGCAGACGGCAATAAAACGTTTGCGACTCATGTTGGGAGTCTCCCTTTGACAGATCGTGTCACACTGGAGAAAGTTTTATTTGTGTCTAACCTAAACTGCTCCTTGATCTCTgtttcaaaatttttgaaaCAGACAAACTGCTTTGCTCTCCTTACTGATACAGTGTGTGTTTTGCAGGACCGTTTTACGAGGACCCTGATTGGAGCCGGTAGAGAGCGAGATGGGGTATACTATTTTCAAGATGTCATGGCTGCAAGGGTTCATCGTATGACTGGTTCAGTTATCAGTTCAGTCGATCAGTTTATGTGGCACCAACGGCTAGGACATCCGTCGTTCTCTATTATGTCGTCTTTACCTATGTTTTCTACAAATAAAACTGCTGACCCTGGTCCATGTGACACTTGTTTTAGGGCAAAGCAGACTCGCGAAGTTTTCTTtaatagttctaataaaactAAAGAGTGTTTTGATATGATTCATTGTGACGTATGGGGACCGTATCGAACTCGTTCTTCGAGTGGTGCAGTTTATTTCTTGACTATTGTAGACGACTATTCTAGAATGGTATGGACATACCTGCTTCTCGAGAAATCTGAAGTGAAAAATTTCCTTCAAAACTTTTGTACCATGACGCATAAACAGTTTGGAAAACAAGTCAAGATCGTGCGATCTGATAATGGTACGGAGTTTACTTGTTTTGGAAGCTATTTTCGAGAACATGGTGTGTTACACCAGACGTCGTGTGTTGGAACGCCTTAGCAGAATGGGGGTGTTGAAAGGAAACACAAACACATCTTGAACGTGTCTCGAGCATTGTTATTTCAGAGCAAGCTACCTGTTAAGTTTTGGGGTGAAGCGGTTATGATAGCGGCTCACTTAATAAATAGAACGCCTACAAAGGTGCTTCAAGGGCGTTCTCCATATGAGATGTTGCATGGAACGAAACCACAGTATGATCACCTTCGGGTCTTTGGGAGCTTGTGTTATACGCACCATCTTTCTCGTGATAGAGACAAATTCGGACCAAGAAGTCGGCGATGCATTTTCACTGGGTATCCATTTGGTCAGAAAGGCTGGAAGGTCTACGATTTAGACAAGAAGGAGTTCCTCATAAGTCGAGATGTTGTTTTCTATGAAACTGAATTCCCGATGGCCTCTGTTCCAGTTTTGCCGCGG
This region of Brassica napus cultivar Da-Ae chromosome C5, Da-Ae, whole genome shotgun sequence genomic DNA includes:
- the LOC106367495 gene encoding histone deacetylase 15 — its product is MVVETLDSSCDGSKRKHANGGEETHLDELSNGDTGVSSSKRARVSRGEMTFQDIYGADALLNEEDEEDDSDWEPVLQNTPVEFVKWCCVNCTMANPGDMVHCYICGEHKESGILRYGYLASPFFKDTGLTEVEEKCGGSSSATSSTAVGFDERMLLHSEFEVKAQPHPERPDRLRAIAASLATAGVFPGRCLPIHAREITKQELQMVHTSEHVDAVNITSQLLYSYFTTDTYANEYSARAARLAAGLCADLATEIYSGRVKNGFALVRPPGHHAGIKHAMGFCLHNNAAVAALVAQAAGARKVLIVDWDVHHGNGTQEIFEQNKSVLYISLHRHEGGNFYPGTGAADEVGTNGAEGYCVNVPWSCGGVGDKDYIYAFQHVVLPIASQFSPDFVIVSAGFDAARGDPLGCCDVTPAGYSRMTQMLGDICGGKMLVILEGGYNLRSISSSATAVIKVLLGENPENDDLPIATTPSKAGLETVLDVMNIQMKFWPSLATAYSNLLSEWETRLIENKKNQVKRKLVRVPTWWKWGRKKFMYRFLSARI